CGAtagaattttttgttttcaattagtTATATGCATAAGCATTATTACAAATGTCTTGAAAGCATGATTTCTTCGGTTTGGAAGTTTGTTTCACTGCGCATATTTGTAAAGTTAATATAGAACTGCATTATTTTGGTAGCTAAATAAACCTAATCTGTGGTGCGTATTGGTTATATATTAATGAATGAAACGGGGGTTCATGCATGGATGATGGATGCAGCAAGATTCGAATGCGAAGTACATAGTTCAGCAGTACGTGGCGGCGACGGGAGGGGTGGCAGCATTGAATTCACTGGAAAGTATGTATGCAATTGGACGAGTGAGAATATGTGGGTCGGAAATGCGTCAAGGTGAGAttgatgaagaagttgaagcaAGAGGGAAACCTGAAGTGGGAGGTTTTGTGTTATGGCAGAAGAACCCAGATATGTGGTGCTTGGAATTGGTTGTTTCCGGTTACAAGGTGAGTGCAGGATGTGACGGTAAGGTATCTTGGAACCACAGTTCTTCTCAACCCTTTCATGCAATCAAAGCCCCTCCAAGACCACTTCGCCGCATCTTTCAGGTAATATGCAACATTCTATgcatttatttgatttgatcatacgcatatatatatatatatatatatatatatatatatatatatatatatatatgacatgtTATTATTATCAGGGACTGGACCCAAGGTGCGCGGCAAACTTGTTCCTAAACGCAGAATGTGTGGGAGAGAACATGATTAACAACGAGGTTTGTTTCATGCTGAAGTTGCAAACGGCTCCACAAGTTCTTCTGGCACAGAGCACTTCGAATACTGACATTGTGATGCACACGATAATGGGGTACTTTAGCCAACGGACTGGGCTGCTGGTGAAATTCGAGGACACCAAGTTGGTGAAGATGAGACCCGTGAAAGGCAAAGAGCACGTGTTCTGGGAAACTAGAGTGGAGTCCTTGATCGAAGATTATAGATACATAGATGGCATTAACATAGCGCACGGTGGGACCACAATTGCCACGCTTAATAGGTACGGTGCAGACCAAAATCACAAACGTATGATTGAGGAAACGTGGACGATTGAAGAGGTTGACTTTAATATTGTTGGGTTGACCATGAATTGCTTTCTTCCTCCCTCTGATGGAGAGAGAGAACAGCACGAAGGCACAGAGGGAATGGGATAGAATTTTGCTTCCCCTCGACTCGACTAGGAAGTGTATATACTAAAACATAGACAAATATATGGTGCTATGGGTATGCTGCAATGGAAGtaattcaatcttttttttGACTGATAAATGCAATTCATTTGGAATATGTTTTGGATTCAAAGTTTTTTGTTTAGAAATGGAATTTGGATCTTCACGTGTGTTGCTTATCATGTTTTCTGAGGCATTTTGTCTATAATTAATATGACTCATTGTTTTGGAGTTTCGTTGCTTTTCCATCTCTTAATGTACAACCAGCTACCATTTCGTGGAACCAAACCTTGGAACGTTGACATTTGACATATTGAGGACAATTTTGCATCTTTAGATTATACTATAAGTTAGAAAGTCCACGTTAATcagtttatagtatataaataaatataaatcttattttttaaattaatttataaaattaaattaaacctaaatttactttttaatataataccaAATTCATACCGCGTAGGTTTAAGTCAACTTCTTAATTGTATATATAATGCCTGCGGTTCAGTTAATGTTTCCTGAAAACCTTTGTATTCTTCTGCTGTTTGTTTCGGGGATGAATTTGCAGTGATTTTTAATGGCGAGGGAGAAAATATTCTTGAGACGCAAAGTTTTGATGAAATGGTGGTTTTTGgcgtaaaaattacaataaccatttataataactaaactttaattgaaaaatttgcTATaccttattattaaattaatatcaaaatattcaacgcGTTAAGTCTTAGAAAACTGACTTTCTTATATAAGTCAAAATGTGTGAATAAACTAAAGCACCAATTGGCGAATACGACATGATGAATGAACAATACCTTATGTAATGGAATTATACCTTCCTTCtaccaaatataataatataatatagtataggGTAGACGATGAAAGAAACTCCTTATTTAACGTGAATTTTAACagaatcatattattttatttaatcgagttaaaaatttaatatttatattattaataggtatatataaataaattatttcttggtgattaaatttcatttttgaaacaaaaatacacACACAAAATAGTTAAAAGCCCTTTGATATAAATTATTACTAATATTATAACACCTTACCCACCATTGCCCACTTCTTTTTTGGTGGCAAAAGCACTTAAATTCTGACACAAATATAAAGTGAAGTAGTATCTACCCATCACAActtaaccaaaacaaaaaaacatgacAAAGAGAGGGATCCGTGATGCTGATTCTGGAAACGCCGACCGTAAGAGGCACTTCTTATTTTGGGTCTTAGCAGTGGTTATCCTCGTTGCTCTATGGACCATGTTCGCTGGCTCCGTCACGCTCAAATGGTCCACGACCAACAACGATGATTTCGATTCTACCATTTTTCAGGATCTCGATGTGCTCGTACGTACACAGAAAAACACAATTCCTTTCGTTTCTGTAACTGCAAAACTGTTTTTTCTTGTGCTGGACTAATTTTCACCAATTTTGTCACAGTCCTTGCTAATTTTTGTACATGGCGTAATTTTCGGTGTTTAAtcgaaaaatgaaaattagttgAGATGCTAAGATGCAAAGGTTTTGAAGAAGTataatttgtttgtgtttatggtttggtttggttgaAAAATAGGAGGTGGAGGAGAGAGAGAAGGTTGTGAGACAGATGTGGGATGTGTACAGTCGCACTCGGACGAACTACGTTGGATTACCCAAGTTTTGGTGGGAAGCCTTCGAAGCAGCTTACGAGGAATTGGTGAGTGATGTTCGTGAAGTTCGAGACGGTGCCGTTTCAGAAATTGCTAAGATGTCTCTTCTGCGATCTCTTCCTCTTCAATCGCACCCGGTCAGCACAAACTAACACTTAcgataatctttttcttttcttctgagTTTATTAAGAATTAATATGTGCAGATAAATTGATACTTAAAAGACAATAAGCATGTTTAAACAAGCCAATTAGCTCATTGATTAACTAATTTGAAGAAGTTAGTTCTTTTTGTCtctttattctattattattttcctcCTGTGATTTGTATTGGAAGctatcttaaatttataaaaatagtcaCTCAAGAAGCTTAACAGCACTACTAGATGTAAAGGTTGTATTGAAAGAAATTAGAGTCTCACGTTAActaaaaatttaacacaataaTAGTATACTGCGTTTTATATTACAAGCTagttttttaggtttaaaccagTCTTTTGACTTTTTTCCAGTTTAATAAAATGCAAGTGGGTGAATTATTGAGataaaaatgcatgtttttagttttggtGATTGGCATGTGCAGAGCATGAAGGGAACAGAGAGTAGGAATGTGACGAATAACTAGAATCCATGGTTTTAGTTGTAGCAATACTTTGGGGCTTGAGAAGCATAGGAGCAGCATACGACCACTGTACTTTTCccaaatcaataataaatatcttcaaGGTTTCAGCAAATACTCTTTGCAATTCTTACCAAGCTAGACACTGTCAAGTATATTACCAGAAGATATTGtatgaaaaaatattcattttttagttctaacattgaagaacaaaattttaattgaaaatatggaCATAACCAATGAACATGCTATAAAGATGCCCATTATAATGACAATCTGGAcaagaagaataaaaagatatttgcaGAAGATTTTCGATTAATGAAAAAACTgctaataaataatcaataaggAGAATAGTAACATTGCATCTTGCTACTCTGtcttaattgagtttttatgttttcttatttatatttgtttcgaaaaatttgttatttcccgcacttttttagttttatttttcaacaacttttacaaattacacAACCCCCAGGCAAAACCATTTTGTCTCTAGCAATCATATAAAAACTCCTCTCGGAAAAATTCTCTATACGCGCTATTGACGATCAAACTTGATTGAAATAACTTTATACTAGAACAAACTACAATCAATCATTGTAAGTTTGAGCAATTGTGATTCCAACCATCACTCTGTACACGCGTGCTGAATTCTCAACCTCATAATTactgaaattaaaatcacagacaattaattttaaactgatcaaagtacttttttaaaatatttaatcataaatatttaaatcaaactgaataactaaaagaaaatattttattaagccctaaaaatataatcaagAAATAGAAACAGAGCATAAGGCACTTGCTTGTTCTGCCCTTGAATAAATTAGCTTGTATCGAGTTACGGCTACCAAGAATGTTTGTCAGCAGGATCTTTCAAACGTCAAAATTTTCTACATTAAGACGACAAAATTGCTTGAGCAGATCCAATTGATGCTGCTACTGTtagtgtaaaaaaaatcatttacaaaatataaag
This DNA window, taken from Vigna radiata var. radiata cultivar VC1973A chromosome 5, Vradiata_ver6, whole genome shotgun sequence, encodes the following:
- the LOC106760474 gene encoding uncharacterized protein LOC106760474; amino-acid sequence: MRKLCPNFDKEDGLETVLEVPIPDEMFTSMGSNGFNRWQNLRTLMNARFPDKSSLNNEFLVLLKIVGAPLIPVQLSSDHVLTRPLKDCSIQDSNAKYIVQQYVAATGGVAALNSLESMYAIGRVRICGSEMRQGEIDEEVEARGKPEVGGFVLWQKNPDMWCLELVVSGYKVSAGCDGKVSWNHSSSQPFHAIKAPPRPLRRIFQGLDPRCAANLFLNAECVGENMINNEVCFMLKLQTAPQVLLAQSTSNTDIVMHTIMGYFSQRTGLLVKFEDTKLVKMRPVKGKEHVFWETRVESLIEDYRYIDGINIAHGGTTIATLNRYGADQNHKRMIEETWTIEEVDFNIVGLTMNCFLPPSDGEREQHEGTEGMG
- the LOC106761649 gene encoding uncharacterized protein LOC106761649 isoform X2, with translation MTKRGIRDADSGNADRKRHFLFWVLAVVILVALWTMFAGSVTLKWSTTNNDDFDSTIFQDLDVLEVEEREKVVRQMWDVYSRTRTNYVGLPKFWWEAFEAAYEELVSDVREVRDGAVSEIAKMSLLRSLPLQSHPFW
- the LOC106761649 gene encoding uncharacterized protein LOC106761649 isoform X1, which translates into the protein MTKRGIRDADSGNADRKRHFLFWVLAVVILVALWTMFAGSVTLKWSTTNNDDFDSTIFQDLDVLEVEEREKVVRQMWDVYSRTRTNYVGLPKFWWEAFEAAYEELVSDVREVRDGAVSEIAKMSLLRSLPLQSHPSMKGTESRNVTNN